Proteins from a genomic interval of Desulfofustis limnaeus:
- the nifJ gene encoding pyruvate:ferredoxin (flavodoxin) oxidoreductase — translation MKGKMQTVDGNTAACHVAYGMSEVATIYPITPSSPLGEIADSWAVAGRKNIFGQTLSIKQMQSEAGAAGAVHGSLVGGAVTCTFTASQGLLLKIPNMYKIAGELLPCVFHVTARSLSAHALSIFGDQADVMATRQTGFALLVSSSVQEVMDLALVAHLATMEASVPFLHFYDGFRTSHEIQKIEVIDYADMAKLFNWDAYWAFKKRAINPERPDTRGTAQNPDIYFQGREAVNKFYLATPAIVSKCMKQVSELTGRPYHLFDYVGDPEAERVIVAMGSGCEAIEETVNALVARGEKVGAVKVRLYRPFDIDAFIAAVPATAKAVSVLDRTKEPGSVGEPLYTDVCAAYIDKGMAPPKLFAGRYGLSSKEFNPAMVKSVYDNMTTAVPKKHFVVGINDDVTNLSLDIDPGFRAEPKGNIRAKFWGLGSDGTVGANQSAIKIIGDNTEKYAQGYFAYDSKKSGGITISHLRFGDVPIKSTYLINEADFVACHNPTYVNIYDVLEGIREGGTFLLNSPWTVEEMEEHLPGDLRRTIYEKKIKFYNVDAIKLAQEVGLGGRINMIMQTCFFKLANVLPIDTAIDLLKKDIKKVFGKKGDHIVEMNINAVNNTLDNLVEIPVPQSWAKAQGGIPSQPKATDYVDKIMRPVQALKGDDLPVSIFPPDGVYPTSTARYEKRGVAVSVPEWLPEECIQCNQCSFVCPHAAIIPIVATDEELAGAPQSFTAIPAIGKDLKGYKFRIQVNTLDCQGCGNCADICPAKNKALVMKPLVTQTEQEIPNYEFSLTVPYKGGLLSRESVKGSQLYQPLLEFSGACAGCGETPYVKVLTQLFGERMTIANATGCSSIWGGSAPSSPYCANAEGHGPGWASSLFEDAAEFGYGMALAYNTRRKALVTKVEQAIASEIPAELREAFSSWLTVMNDSVKSQEMSKKLKQLLQNTGGNQLLDEIARSSELFTKKSHWIVGGDGWAYDIGYSGLDHVMAQSEDINILVMDTEVYSNTGGQSSKATQTGAVAKYSASGKKISKKDLARMIMTYGHAYVASVSMGANKQQMMKAMVEAENYPGPSLIIGYAPCIAHGIRAGMGKSQREAKLAVDSGFWSMFRYNPALKDQGKNPFILDSKEPDGSLQEFLSNEVRFAALEKSHPEESKRLRAKIEEEVNSRYQLLKGMADQGVGV, via the coding sequence ATGAAGGGAAAAATGCAAACCGTTGATGGTAATACCGCTGCGTGTCATGTCGCCTACGGCATGAGCGAAGTCGCCACCATTTACCCGATCACTCCGTCGAGTCCTCTGGGAGAAATAGCTGATTCGTGGGCAGTTGCCGGCCGCAAGAACATCTTCGGCCAGACGCTGAGCATCAAACAGATGCAGTCGGAAGCAGGCGCGGCCGGTGCCGTTCACGGTTCGCTGGTGGGCGGCGCGGTAACCTGCACGTTCACCGCCTCGCAGGGGTTGCTGCTGAAGATCCCCAACATGTATAAAATTGCGGGTGAACTGCTGCCCTGCGTGTTCCATGTCACCGCCCGCTCCCTGTCCGCCCATGCCCTGTCCATCTTCGGTGACCAGGCGGACGTCATGGCCACCCGTCAGACCGGTTTTGCCCTGCTCGTCTCCAGCTCCGTCCAGGAAGTCATGGATCTGGCCCTGGTGGCGCACCTGGCGACGATGGAGGCCTCCGTCCCGTTCCTTCATTTCTACGATGGGTTCAGGACCAGCCACGAAATCCAGAAAATCGAGGTGATCGATTACGCCGACATGGCCAAGCTGTTCAACTGGGATGCCTACTGGGCCTTCAAGAAACGGGCGATCAATCCCGAGCGACCCGATACCAGAGGTACCGCCCAGAACCCCGACATCTATTTCCAGGGTCGGGAGGCGGTCAATAAATTCTACCTGGCCACGCCCGCCATCGTCAGCAAATGCATGAAGCAGGTCAGCGAGTTGACCGGCCGTCCGTATCATCTCTTCGACTACGTGGGCGATCCCGAGGCCGAGCGGGTCATTGTCGCCATGGGCTCGGGCTGCGAAGCCATCGAGGAAACGGTCAACGCCCTGGTCGCTCGCGGCGAGAAGGTCGGTGCCGTGAAGGTACGGCTCTATCGACCCTTCGACATCGATGCCTTCATCGCCGCCGTACCGGCCACCGCCAAGGCGGTCAGCGTATTGGATCGGACCAAGGAGCCGGGGTCGGTCGGTGAGCCGCTCTACACCGATGTCTGTGCCGCCTATATCGATAAGGGCATGGCCCCGCCGAAACTGTTCGCCGGCCGCTACGGACTCAGTTCCAAGGAGTTCAACCCGGCGATGGTCAAGTCCGTGTACGACAATATGACCACCGCGGTACCGAAAAAACATTTCGTCGTCGGCATCAACGACGATGTTACCAATCTGTCTCTCGACATCGATCCGGGTTTCCGGGCCGAACCCAAGGGCAACATCCGCGCCAAGTTCTGGGGACTCGGATCCGACGGTACGGTCGGCGCCAACCAGAGTGCCATCAAGATCATCGGCGACAATACCGAAAAGTATGCCCAGGGCTATTTTGCCTACGATTCCAAAAAATCGGGCGGCATCACCATTTCCCACCTGCGGTTCGGCGATGTGCCGATCAAGTCCACCTACCTGATCAACGAGGCGGATTTCGTCGCCTGCCACAACCCGACCTACGTGAACATCTACGATGTCCTCGAGGGTATCAGGGAAGGCGGCACCTTCCTGCTCAACTCCCCGTGGACCGTCGAGGAGATGGAAGAGCACCTGCCCGGGGATCTGCGCCGGACCATCTACGAGAAGAAGATCAAGTTCTACAATGTCGACGCCATCAAGCTCGCTCAGGAAGTGGGGTTGGGTGGCCGCATCAACATGATCATGCAGACCTGCTTCTTTAAATTGGCCAACGTGCTGCCCATCGACACCGCCATCGACCTGTTGAAAAAGGACATCAAGAAGGTCTTCGGCAAGAAGGGTGATCATATCGTGGAGATGAACATCAACGCGGTCAACAACACCCTCGACAATCTGGTGGAAATTCCGGTGCCGCAGTCCTGGGCGAAGGCGCAGGGCGGAATTCCGAGCCAACCGAAAGCCACCGATTACGTGGACAAGATCATGCGGCCGGTACAGGCCCTCAAGGGCGACGATCTGCCGGTCAGCATCTTCCCGCCGGACGGCGTTTATCCGACCTCTACCGCCCGCTACGAAAAGCGTGGGGTGGCGGTAAGCGTACCGGAGTGGCTGCCCGAGGAATGTATCCAGTGTAACCAGTGCTCGTTCGTCTGCCCGCACGCCGCCATCATCCCGATCGTGGCCACCGATGAGGAGTTGGCCGGTGCGCCGCAGAGCTTCACCGCCATCCCCGCCATCGGCAAGGATCTCAAGGGGTATAAGTTCCGTATCCAAGTCAATACCCTGGACTGCCAAGGCTGCGGCAACTGTGCCGACATCTGCCCGGCCAAGAACAAGGCGCTGGTCATGAAACCGCTGGTCACCCAGACCGAGCAGGAGATCCCCAATTACGAGTTCTCACTGACCGTGCCCTACAAGGGCGGCCTGCTGAGCCGTGAGTCGGTCAAAGGCAGCCAGCTCTACCAGCCGCTGCTCGAGTTCTCCGGCGCCTGTGCCGGATGCGGCGAGACTCCCTATGTCAAGGTCCTGACCCAGTTGTTCGGGGAACGGATGACCATCGCCAATGCCACCGGCTGTAGCTCCATCTGGGGTGGGTCGGCTCCCTCTTCGCCCTATTGCGCCAATGCCGAAGGACACGGTCCCGGCTGGGCCTCCTCGCTGTTCGAGGATGCGGCCGAGTTCGGTTACGGCATGGCCCTGGCCTACAACACCCGCCGTAAGGCGTTGGTCACCAAGGTGGAACAGGCCATCGCCTCGGAGATCCCGGCCGAGTTGCGGGAGGCCTTCAGCAGCTGGCTGACGGTGATGAACGACTCCGTCAAATCCCAGGAGATGAGCAAGAAGCTGAAACAGTTGCTGCAGAACACCGGCGGCAACCAGTTGTTGGATGAGATCGCCCGCAGCTCCGAGCTGTTCACCAAGAAATCCCACTGGATCGTCGGTGGAGACGGCTGGGCCTACGACATCGGCTACAGCGGTCTCGACCATGTCATGGCCCAGAGCGAGGATATCAATATCCTGGTCATGGATACCGAGGTCTATTCCAACACCGGCGGCCAGTCGTCCAAGGCCACGCAAACCGGTGCGGTGGCCAAGTATTCGGCGTCCGGCAAGAAGATTTCCAAGAAGGATCTGGCCCGGATGATCATGACCTACGGCCATGCCTATGTGGCTTCGGTATCGATGGGCGCCAACAAGCAGCAGATGATGAAGGCCATGGTGGAGGCCGAGAATTATCCCGGTCCGTCCTTGATCATCGGTTACGCCCCCTGTATCGCACACGGTATTCGGGCTGGTATGGGCAAGTCGCAGCGTGAGGCCAAACTCGCGGTCGACAGCGGCTTCTGGTCCATGTTCCGCTATAACCCGGCGTTGAAAGATCAAGGCAAGAACCCCTTCATCCTCGATTCCAAAGAGCCGGATGGATCGTTGCAGGAATTCCTCTCCAACGAGGTGCGGTTCGCCGCTCTGGAGAAGAGCCACCCCGAAGAATCGAAACGGCTTCGGGCCAAGATCGAAGAAGAGGTCAACAGTCGTTATCAGCTCCTGAAAGGTATGGCTGATCAAGGTGTTGGCGTGTAA
- a CDS encoding (Fe-S)-binding protein, protein MTVLTSYDAIAKCNKCGFCHVACPIFRATGHESGVARGRLAMLRGIIEKRVEWDEELEDPLFTCLGCGACTTNCFGKVPTADLVLNARAEYLDKVGKKPAHRLLFEHLLPYPKRLHVAARAVALGKNSGASKVANALGLLRIFGRDLPKAEGIVDKLPMSSFRGTIKPGVYPGQGDKLKIGYFVGCGIDVIQIQAGKATFEALKKKGKSVTVIDNCCCGLPPYTYGDMDNTKMLARKNLDAFEKLDVDVIVTDCSSCASFLKKYPKIFKDDGRDYERANKELPMIKDVVEFLYADDQGQRSGDETVSSYHDAHAAAPKGGEKKGAGAAAVIVTYHDPCHAVRGQNIKNEPREVLKKIPGVTFREMAEADWCCGGAGSYALTHYDLSQKVLDRKMNNLKKTEADILVTSCPACMIQLAYGIKRHGLKTKVFHISEMLAYKDTLH, encoded by the coding sequence ATGACTGTATTAACGAGTTACGATGCCATTGCCAAATGCAACAAATGCGGTTTCTGTCACGTTGCCTGCCCGATTTTTCGGGCGACCGGCCATGAGAGCGGCGTCGCCCGCGGCCGACTGGCAATGCTGCGCGGCATTATCGAAAAGCGAGTGGAATGGGATGAAGAGTTGGAGGATCCGTTGTTCACCTGCCTCGGCTGCGGCGCTTGCACTACCAATTGCTTCGGCAAGGTGCCCACCGCCGATCTGGTGCTCAACGCCCGCGCCGAATATCTCGACAAGGTCGGGAAAAAGCCGGCGCATCGGCTGCTCTTCGAGCATCTGCTGCCCTATCCGAAGCGGTTGCACGTGGCCGCCCGGGCCGTGGCCCTGGGGAAAAACTCCGGCGCTTCCAAGGTGGCCAATGCGCTCGGTCTGCTGCGCATCTTCGGTCGGGATCTGCCGAAGGCAGAAGGGATCGTCGACAAGCTGCCCATGAGCTCCTTCCGGGGCACCATCAAGCCCGGTGTCTACCCGGGGCAGGGCGACAAGCTGAAGATCGGCTATTTCGTCGGCTGCGGTATCGACGTGATCCAGATTCAGGCCGGCAAGGCGACCTTCGAGGCTCTGAAAAAGAAAGGCAAATCGGTGACCGTCATCGACAACTGCTGCTGCGGTCTGCCGCCGTATACCTACGGCGACATGGACAACACCAAGATGCTGGCCCGCAAGAATCTCGACGCCTTCGAGAAGCTCGATGTGGATGTGATCGTCACCGATTGCTCGAGTTGTGCCTCGTTCTTGAAGAAGTATCCGAAGATCTTCAAGGACGACGGACGCGACTACGAGCGCGCCAACAAGGAACTGCCGATGATCAAGGACGTGGTCGAGTTCCTCTATGCCGACGATCAGGGGCAGCGGAGCGGTGACGAAACGGTCTCCAGCTATCACGACGCCCATGCCGCCGCTCCGAAGGGTGGCGAGAAGAAAGGAGCCGGCGCCGCGGCGGTGATCGTCACTTACCACGATCCCTGCCATGCGGTGCGCGGCCAGAACATCAAGAACGAACCCCGGGAGGTCCTGAAAAAGATTCCCGGCGTCACCTTCCGGGAGATGGCCGAGGCCGATTGGTGCTGCGGCGGTGCCGGTTCCTACGCGCTGACCCATTACGATCTGTCGCAGAAGGTCCTGGATCGGAAGATGAACAACCTGAAAAAAACCGAGGCCGATATCTTGGTGACCAGCTGTCCGGCCTGCATGATTCAGCTCGCCTACGGGATCAAACGGCACGGGTTGAAGACCAAGGTCTTTCATATCTCGGAAATGCTGGCGTACAAGGACACGTTGCACTGA
- a CDS encoding FAD-binding oxidoreductase produces the protein MITESFIRTMEEIVGKEYVKHSHADRELYSYDASVVPADMPGLVVFPATTEEVSSVLREAHRAGVPSVSRGFATNLSGGTISHSGLVVALARFDKILEIHPESRYAVVQTGVTNLELQEAVAPLGMFYAPDPASQKVSTIGGNVGENSGGPRCLKYGVTSNHILGMKMVMTDGDVVDVAGPALDPPGYDLRGLVVGSEGCLGVATEITVRITPKTESVITMLAIYDAIPHAARSVSEIIRAGIVPLTLEMMDNTIIKAVEMGGSCGYPVDAAAVLIIEVEGMSTGLKEQAAKIEEICMATQCREVRVAKNQAERDLLWKGRRGAFGAICNLSPNYLVNDGCVLRSRLPEALERVQQISEKYGCPVGNVFHAGDGNLHPLLMFDSRKPEELELVHKAGWDIMEVCAELGGTISGEHGVGHEKQEAMHMIFSGNDLNTQQEVKLALDPANLLNPGKIIPVPKQGQKRLPPSEPTILKRPGGATAAGVAEAMEQIKQARAAKKAVRFTGVGTFNGVGNLTTAPVQEIDSLKMTEIIEYDSDNQFITVGAGLALSALQEKLGEKNQWLPLRPPYFQTGSTIGSVVAMAAVGPERLAYGAPRDLLLGLQYIDSAGAMVSAGGKVMKNVAGYDMTRLMNGSLGTLGLITETTWKVSTRPEACQMTTATGSLAQCCATAAKIVNSNLLPVFVVVVPEGGAWKVMTGFEGLQIVVPSQVQRCVELMKQGGLTPAGTSDYPLLEGALADRFAAVWQAPFVMQADTVIARVQEWYEEVAKIARPEQIVIDVAGARIHAGFASLSADQWVKIDRLVTRCQGHGMLLKAPESFKQTADVFGSGRKEWKLSHSIKKALDPDKIFAPGVLPGRV, from the coding sequence ATGATTACTGAAAGTTTTATTCGCACCATGGAAGAAATTGTCGGCAAGGAGTATGTGAAACATTCCCATGCCGATAGAGAGCTGTATTCCTACGACGCCTCGGTCGTCCCTGCCGATATGCCGGGGTTGGTCGTTTTTCCCGCCACCACGGAAGAGGTGTCGAGCGTGTTGCGGGAAGCGCACCGGGCCGGCGTGCCTTCCGTTTCGCGTGGTTTCGCCACCAACCTCTCCGGAGGGACGATCAGCCATTCCGGTCTGGTGGTGGCCCTGGCCCGCTTCGACAAGATTCTGGAAATCCACCCGGAGAGCCGTTATGCGGTGGTTCAGACCGGCGTCACCAACCTGGAGTTGCAGGAGGCGGTGGCGCCGCTCGGCATGTTCTACGCCCCTGATCCGGCCAGCCAGAAGGTATCGACGATCGGCGGCAACGTCGGGGAGAACTCCGGTGGGCCGCGCTGCCTGAAATACGGCGTCACCTCCAACCATATCCTCGGCATGAAGATGGTCATGACCGACGGCGATGTCGTCGATGTGGCCGGCCCGGCTCTCGACCCGCCTGGTTACGATCTGCGCGGCCTGGTGGTCGGCAGTGAGGGCTGCCTCGGTGTGGCCACCGAGATCACGGTGCGGATCACGCCGAAGACCGAATCGGTTATCACTATGCTTGCCATCTATGACGCCATCCCGCATGCCGCCCGGTCGGTATCGGAGATCATTCGCGCCGGCATCGTGCCGTTGACCCTGGAAATGATGGACAACACCATCATCAAGGCGGTGGAGATGGGCGGTTCCTGCGGTTATCCGGTGGATGCCGCGGCGGTGCTGATCATCGAAGTGGAAGGGATGAGCACCGGTCTCAAAGAGCAGGCCGCCAAGATCGAGGAGATCTGCATGGCCACCCAGTGCCGTGAAGTTCGGGTGGCCAAGAACCAGGCCGAACGAGACCTGTTGTGGAAAGGCCGGCGCGGGGCCTTCGGGGCCATCTGTAACCTGTCGCCCAACTACCTGGTCAACGACGGCTGCGTTCTGCGCTCCCGGTTGCCCGAGGCGCTGGAGCGGGTTCAGCAGATTTCCGAGAAATACGGCTGTCCGGTCGGCAACGTCTTCCATGCCGGCGACGGCAACCTTCATCCCCTTTTGATGTTCGATTCGCGCAAACCCGAGGAGCTGGAGCTGGTGCACAAGGCCGGGTGGGACATCATGGAGGTCTGCGCGGAACTGGGTGGAACGATTTCCGGTGAACATGGCGTCGGCCACGAGAAGCAGGAGGCCATGCATATGATCTTCTCCGGCAACGACCTCAACACTCAGCAGGAGGTCAAACTGGCGCTCGACCCCGCCAACCTGCTCAACCCCGGCAAGATCATCCCGGTGCCGAAGCAGGGCCAGAAACGACTGCCGCCGTCCGAGCCGACCATCCTCAAACGTCCCGGTGGCGCCACGGCGGCCGGTGTGGCCGAGGCCATGGAGCAGATAAAACAGGCCCGGGCCGCGAAAAAGGCGGTTCGTTTTACCGGTGTCGGCACCTTCAACGGTGTCGGCAATCTCACCACCGCGCCGGTGCAGGAGATCGACAGCCTGAAGATGACCGAGATCATCGAGTATGATTCCGACAACCAGTTCATCACCGTCGGCGCCGGTCTGGCCCTGTCGGCTCTCCAGGAAAAGTTGGGAGAAAAAAACCAGTGGCTGCCCCTGCGTCCCCCCTATTTCCAGACCGGGTCGACCATCGGCAGCGTGGTGGCCATGGCCGCCGTCGGACCGGAACGGCTTGCCTACGGTGCACCGCGCGACCTGCTGCTCGGCCTGCAGTATATCGATAGTGCCGGAGCCATGGTCAGTGCCGGCGGCAAAGTCATGAAAAACGTGGCCGGCTATGACATGACCCGGTTGATGAACGGATCGCTGGGTACCCTCGGCCTGATTACCGAGACCACCTGGAAGGTGTCCACCCGGCCCGAGGCCTGCCAGATGACTACCGCCACCGGCAGTCTGGCGCAGTGTTGCGCTACTGCCGCCAAGATCGTCAATTCCAACCTGCTGCCGGTGTTTGTCGTGGTGGTGCCGGAGGGCGGCGCCTGGAAGGTGATGACCGGCTTCGAGGGGCTGCAGATCGTGGTGCCCAGCCAGGTGCAGCGATGTGTCGAGCTGATGAAGCAGGGCGGCCTGACGCCGGCGGGTACCAGCGACTACCCGCTGCTCGAGGGCGCGCTGGCTGATCGTTTTGCCGCGGTCTGGCAGGCACCGTTCGTCATGCAGGCGGATACGGTCATTGCCCGGGTCCAGGAATGGTATGAGGAGGTGGCGAAAATCGCCCGGCCCGAGCAGATCGTTATCGACGTCGCCGGTGCGCGCATCCATGCCGGCTTTGCCAGCCTCAGCGCCGACCAGTGGGTCAAGATCGACCGGCTCGTCACCCGCTGTCAGGGCCATGGCATGCTGCTCAAGGCGCCGGAGTCTTTCAAGCAGACCGCTGATGTCTTCGGGTCCGGCAGGAAAGAGTGGAAACTCAGCCATTCCATCAAGAAGGCTTTGGATCCCGACAAGATCTTCGCCCCCGGGGTTTTGCCCGGACGGGTGTGA
- a CDS encoding class I SAM-dependent methyltransferase yields the protein MTGRASEDKALFDEWPERYDQWFATPIGKVIKACETDLLVDLLAPRDGELLLDVGCGTGIFTKEIFQAAAALSIVGMDLSLPMLQRVAHKTHDFRFSGVVADMLQVPFGDETFDRVYSMTALEFVADAQQAIDELTRVTRRGGVIVVTTLNSLSPWAHRRKEKAAAGHSLFAAMTFRSPEEMSRLVPGPVRIRTAVHFAKDENPHRARELERQGREEQRDTGAMLAMSWQRP from the coding sequence ATGACAGGCAGGGCATCAGAGGACAAAGCGTTGTTCGATGAGTGGCCGGAGCGCTACGACCAGTGGTTCGCTACCCCCATCGGAAAGGTCATCAAGGCCTGTGAAACCGACCTGCTCGTGGACCTGCTCGCCCCGCGTGACGGCGAGCTTCTGCTGGACGTGGGGTGTGGTACCGGCATCTTTACCAAAGAAATTTTTCAGGCAGCGGCAGCGCTTTCCATCGTCGGCATGGATCTGTCGTTGCCCATGTTGCAGCGGGTCGCCCATAAGACCCACGATTTTCGTTTCAGCGGCGTCGTCGCTGACATGCTGCAGGTCCCTTTTGGCGATGAGACCTTCGATCGGGTTTATTCGATGACGGCTCTCGAATTCGTCGCCGACGCCCAGCAGGCGATCGACGAGTTGACCCGGGTGACGCGTCGCGGCGGCGTCATCGTGGTCACCACGTTGAACAGTCTCAGCCCCTGGGCGCACCGCAGAAAAGAAAAGGCGGCGGCCGGACACTCGTTGTTTGCCGCCATGACCTTTCGCTCGCCGGAAGAGATGAGCCGTCTGGTACCCGGTCCCGTCCGGATCAGGACGGCTGTTCATTTTGCCAAAGACGAAAATCCGCACCGTGCTCGAGAGCTGGAGCGACAGGGACGGGAAGAACAGAGAGATACCGGGGCGATGCTGGCCATGAGCTGGCAGAGGCCCTGA
- a CDS encoding MTH1187 family thiamine-binding protein, giving the protein MILAQLSVYPVSEGLSMGRFVKKGVKIIEESGYTYQVGGMSTSVEVPTLRELFDLVEKIHQAQLEEGARRLIIEMKVDDRRDKDATLAGKVASVTDR; this is encoded by the coding sequence ATGATTCTGGCCCAATTGTCGGTATATCCGGTCAGCGAAGGCCTCAGCATGGGGCGTTTTGTGAAAAAGGGCGTCAAGATTATCGAGGAGTCGGGGTATACCTACCAAGTCGGCGGCATGTCCACTTCCGTCGAGGTGCCGACCCTCAGGGAACTCTTCGACCTGGTGGAGAAAATTCACCAGGCGCAGTTGGAAGAAGGGGCACGCCGTTTGATCATCGAGATGAAGGTCGACGACCGGCGCGACAAGGACGCCACGTTGGCCGGTAAGGTCGCTTCGGTCACCGACAGGTGA